A region of the Chryseobacterium cucumeris genome:
GACCTTTATAGCAATTTTATCGGAGATAAAATCCTTGCGCCTTAAACAGCGTCCCTATAATAAGAACTTGCGCCTTTGCGATTTCCAACCAAAATATGATAAACAGATATCCACAAAAAAGCACGTTTTCACGTGCTCTCAAAAAAGTATTTATTCTTACTGATTAATACAATGGCTTATTATTGTTTTAAACGCAAGGTCGCAAAGTTTTCAATATTGATATGTTTTGTAAGGCGCAGGAAAATCAAAGATTTTCAGCAGGTAAGTATATTGGGTATCTAAGTACAGAAATCAAAGATTATAAAGTTTTTAGCAACAGCGAAAAAGGCTTTGAATCACTTCTTAAATGGGTGTACAGCAAAAAGACACTTAATATAGAGGTTATTTT
Encoded here:
- a CDS encoding IS110 family transposase gives rise to the protein MFCKAQENQRFSAGKYIGYLSTEIKDYKVFSNSEKGFESLLKWVYSKKTLNIEVIFVMEATGVYHERFAHFLYAKEEKTVIVLPNKISNFIRTLDIKTITDKS